AGGTAAAAGATACTACTGCTTGGACTCTTGGGAGGGTTTTTGAGATCTTGCATTCTCCTGCTGGTGCCAACCCAATCATAAATAACTCAAATCTCCCTCGTATCATGGCTGTGTTGCTTGAGAGTAGTAAGGATGTTCCAAATGTGGCTGAGAAAGTCTGCGGTGCTATTTATTTTCTGGCCCAAGGTTATGAAGATGCAGAGTCCATGTCTTCTGTGCTCACACCTTATCTACCTAATGTTATTGCTGCTCTTCTCAATGCTGCGGATCGTGCTGATACCACCCATTTCAGGCTCCGTGCTTCTGCTTATGAAGCACTAAATGAGATTGTGAGAGTCAGCAATATACCTGAAACTTCAGGCATTATTGGCCAGTTATTGCAGGAGATCATGAGAAGGTTAAACCTTACATTTGATCTCCATATAATTTCTTCTGGTGACAAAGAGAAGCAAAGTGATCTGCAGGCTTTGTTGTGTGGGGTACTGCAGGTCATCATCCAGAAACTGAGCAGTACAGATGCAAAGTCCATAATTGTCCAGACTGCTGATCAGCTGATGGTTCTGTTTCTGCGTGTCTTTGCCTGCCACAGTTCTACCGTGCATGAAGAAGCAATGCTTGCAATTGGTGCTCTTGCATATGCTACTGGTTCAGGTTTTGAGAAATACATGCCTAACTTCTTCACATACCTGGAAGCTGGCTTGCAGAATTATGAAGAGTACCAAGTCTGCTCCATCTCTGTAGGGGTGGTGGGTGATATTTGCCGTGCCTTGGAAGATAAAATTCTGCCCTTCTGTGATCGGATTATGGCTGTTCTTCTCAAGGACCTATCAAACTCTATGCTCAATCGGTCTGTGAAGCCTCCGATTTTCTCATGCTTTGGAGACATAGCTCTTGCTATTGGTGAGAATTTTGAGAAATACTTGCCATATGCTATGCCGATGCTTCAGGGAGCTGCAGAACTCCTTGGTACTCTTGATCAGAGTGATGATGATATGGTTGATTATGGCAACCAGCTCAGACGGGGCATTTTTGAGGCATACTCTGGTATACTCCAGGGTATCAAGGGCCCAAAAGCGCAGCTGATGATTCGATATGCAACCCATCTACTGCAGTTCACTGAAGCTGTTTCCAAAGATAGGAGCAGGTATGCTTCATTTACGTTGCCATTTCTATTATATTGTCGTCTGGTACCTGTTTCTTACAGCTACATGCATCTGCATGCAATCAGGGATGATAGTGTGACGAAGGCTGCAGTTGCTGTCCTTGGGGATCTTGCAGACACACTTGGCGCGAGCTCAAAGGATCTGTTCCAGACCCACCTCTTCCATGTTGAGTTCTTGAGGGAGTGCCTTGACTTGGATGATGAAGTTCAGGAGACTGCATCATGGGCCCAGGGTATGATAAACCAAGCGGTGGTCTCTTAATGTGAGATGGTTTTGTTCTGTTGGTTATGGGAGGTTTCTTTTGTGGCTGTGCCAAGTCCATTTGCCACAGGTGAACGAAAGGATACCAATATATATGTAGCGTCAGTCCTAGGATCTTTGTCGTAGCAGTCGCGTGGTGTTGTTGGTCTGTCAAAGCCGTTGTGCGTCGCATTAGACTGGGTGGATTCTGTCTGTGGATGTCTTGAACAGCAAAAACTTGGTTAATTTGTCTTACTCCTGTTATTATTcgatgctgctgctgatgcgtCCTCTGTTCAATGTCCATCCGATCAAATTTTGAGAGAATGTATCTGCTGATGATCAAACGCACATAGCTGGATGCATTCTCCCAGAATTTGATCTGATGTACATGCTTTGCTACAGAGTATCCCATTCCCATGTCAGCATAACTGCGGGTTATGCATAATTTCGTCGCGTGTTCATGGTTTGAACTATGTTGGTCTCACACCAGAATTTCGTTTCGTGAAATTTGTTCTTCTGAATAAAATTAGTATCAGGTAAGCAGGTCTTAAGCTAGAGACAATTTTCTTGTGAATGGATTCAGGTTCACCCCTTGTGAATGTGCACATCTACGTTTAACTATGCAAGACCTTTTATATCTTTAGCACATCATCACCTGCAACATCTGGACTTTATCCAACCTCTGCTCTGGCCACACACTGCAGGCTGCAGTTTCTCTTCTTGTTCTTATGTACAGATGGACACAAACTTCACTGAATACAAACTGAAACCCAAAaaacaaaatacaaaaaaaaaaacggtgTATTATCTACTGAACAGCTCTTTGGGGGTGCATTTGAGCGAGAGATTGTTCTGGGAACTTCAGGGATTCAGATCCTTGCAAAATAAACATGCCCATATGCCCGTCAGTTGACCTCCGTGGAGATGATCTCCAGCTCCGCCCACCACAGCGGCGACACCTTGGGGGTGGCGGCGTCGGGCGGCATGGCGGTGATCTCCCTGAGCCGCCTGGCGACCTCCGGCATCGTGAGCCGCCGCCTGGGCTCGCGGTCGGTGCATCCCCTGATGACGCCGTCGAGCCGGTCCACGGTGGCGGCGTTGAACGACCGCCGCAGCGCGGGGTCCACCACGTCCCTGAGCCGCCGCTCCCCTCTCAGGTACCCCGCTGCCCAGCCCTCCAGCAGGCCGCCCGCCGACGCCGTGAACCGGCCGGCCATGGTCTCCAGCAACACCATCCCGTAGCTGTACACGACGCCCTCCCTGTCCGCCAGCGCCGGGGAAGGGGGCAAGGACTCCTCCTCCCGGGGCTCGTCGCAGAAGAAGACGTCGGAGATCTTGGCGGCGAAGTCGTCGGTCAGGCAGATGGTGGACGTGTCCAGCGTCCGCAGGATCTCCGGCGGGCTCAGCTGGTGCATGTGCTCCAGGCAGTAGGCGACGCCCACCGCCACGCGCAGGCGCGTCGGCCAGTCCAGGTGGCCGTCTTCTCTGACTGCAGTGCAGATAGCCAGAACCATCAGTGTCACACTTTTACAGTGAAATTTTATGCATATATGCTTATATGATCGTGAAATTTTACTGTTCTAGTGCAGTGATTCTAGTCCATTACCGTGGAGATGCTCGAAGAGAGTGCCGTTTGGAGCGTACTCGAACACCATCATCCTGGTGAAGGGCTGTTCCTCCTGGCAGTAGCCCAGCAGGTTCACGAAGTTCTTGTGGTTGACTCTGGACAAGCTTGTTATCTGAAGCAATACATTGGCCATTAGTAGGGAAAGATTTACTGTACACCACTACCTGTCCTTAATGTCAATTTGTTAAGTTCTATGGTGAATCTTCAGAGAAAATCGGGACAGTTTCAGAGTAGCATttctcaccttcttcctgaactGTGTTTCGCAGTGCTTGGACCATTCTTTGGCAGAGCTCTTGGTCGTCGACACCACCGCGATCTCGACGCCGCTGGACAGCGTCCCCTTGTACACCATGTAATCCGGCAGGGAGCCGATGACGTTGCTGAAGTCCTCGCAGGCGAGCTCGAGCTCTGATCTCTTCAGCGACGGCACACCTGCAGATCGAAGCATCTGTCAAGCATCTCCAAGAAGCTGTATATGTGCACTGCAAAATGAAGGTTGGCCGTTGT
This sequence is a window from Setaria italica strain Yugu1 chromosome III, Setaria_italica_v2.0, whole genome shotgun sequence. Protein-coding genes within it:
- the LOC101766888 gene encoding importin subunit beta-1: MDITQVLLAAQSPDANLRTVAESNLTQFQEQNLPNFLLSLSIELSNDEKPPESRRLAGIILKNSLDAKDSAKKELLTQQWVSVDPSIKSKIKESLLVTLGSSVHDARHTSSQVIAKVASIEIPRREWQDLIAQLLGNMTSPGASAPLKQATLEALGYVCEEISPQHLEQDQVNAVLTAVVQGMNQTELSPEVRLAAVKALYNALDFAESNFANEMERNYIMKVICDTAVSKEVEIRQAAFECLVAIASTYYSHLDPYMQTIFNLTANAVKGDEEQVALQAVEFWSAICDEEIALQDEYEGSDDGNSTIHFRFIEKALPSLVPMLLETLLKQEEDQDQDDNVWNISMSGGTCLGLIARTVGDAIVPLVMPFVEANITKPDWHCREAATFAFGSILEGPSVEKLAPLVQAGLDFLLNTMNDSNSQVKDTTAWTLGRVFEILHSPAGANPIINNSNLPRIMAVLLESSKDVPNVAEKVCGAIYFLAQGYEDAESMSSVLTPYLPNVIAALLNAADRADTTHFRLRASAYEALNEIVRVSNIPETSGIIGQLLQEIMRRLNLTFDLHIISSGDKEKQSDLQALLCGVLQVIIQKLSSTDAKSIIVQTADQLMVLFLRVFACHSSTVHEEAMLAIGALAYATGSGFEKYMPNFFTYLEAGLQNYEEYQVCSISVGVVGDICRALEDKILPFCDRIMAVLLKDLSNSMLNRSVKPPIFSCFGDIALAIGENFEKYLPYAMPMLQGAAELLGTLDQSDDDMVDYGNQLRRGIFEAYSGILQGIKGPKAQLMIRYATHLLQFTEAVSKDRSRDDSVTKAAVAVLGDLADTLGASSKDLFQTHLFHVEFLRECLDLDDEVQETASWAQGMINQAVVS
- the LOC101767561 gene encoding probable inactive receptor-like protein kinase At3g56050 isoform X2, which translates into the protein MEKMRRRRWMVGVLLLVALVSVLPHLGSSNDAGQGTLNPEEDIRSDSEARITHGDRTRKILQEQQNKYWSGRFDSNKAAWPDFTNNNPSAGGGGFQGPPSTFTPNRQPQYPQWPPWPWTPKATPPISFPPSPAPAPSPAVFAKPLPLPAHDSNPSQSIALPPQPADNGSRPVIAGVATGGRHSNHVGRPVYVIAAAGASLLAAVSVAVFLLCYRSSKVVTVRPWATGLSGQLQKAFVTGVPSLKRSELELACEDFSNVIGSLPDYMVYKGTLSSGVEIAVVSTTKSSAKEWSKHCETQFRKKITSLSRVNHKNFVNLLGYCQEEQPFTRMMVFEYAPNGTLFEHLHVREDGHLDWPTRLRVAVGVAYCLEHMHQLSPPEILRTLDTSTICLTDDFAAKISDVFFCDEPREEESLPPSPALADREGVVYSYGMVLLETMAGRFTASAGGLLEGWAAGYLRGERRLRDVVDPALRRSFNAATVDRLDGVIRGCTDREPRRRLTMPEVARRLREITAMPPDAATPKVSPLWWAELEIISTEVN
- the LOC101767561 gene encoding probable inactive receptor-like protein kinase At3g56050 isoform X1, which produces MEKMRRRRWMVGVLLLVALVSVLPHLGSSNDAGQGTLNPEEDIRSDSEARSPNVVHKYLAHVSTILPSCTALHELYVEWWIEQVELGIMHWLSERRKLTAEPPKAEAPEITHGDRTRKILQEQQNKYWSGRFDSNKAAWPDFTNNNPSAGGGGFQGPPSTFTPNRQPQYPQWPPWPWTPKATPPISFPPSPAPAPSPAVFAKPLPLPAHDSNPSQSIALPPQPADNGSRPVIAGVATGGRHSNHVGRPVYVIAAAGASLLAAVSVAVFLLCYRSSKVVTVRPWATGLSGQLQKAFVTGVPSLKRSELELACEDFSNVIGSLPDYMVYKGTLSSGVEIAVVSTTKSSAKEWSKHCETQFRKKITSLSRVNHKNFVNLLGYCQEEQPFTRMMVFEYAPNGTLFEHLHVREDGHLDWPTRLRVAVGVAYCLEHMHQLSPPEILRTLDTSTICLTDDFAAKISDVFFCDEPREEESLPPSPALADREGVVYSYGMVLLETMAGRFTASAGGLLEGWAAGYLRGERRLRDVVDPALRRSFNAATVDRLDGVIRGCTDREPRRRLTMPEVARRLREITAMPPDAATPKVSPLWWAELEIISTEVN